The sequence GCTACAGTTACAGAGAATGTCACAACAGGTTTTGTCTTACGGACCATTTCAGTTTCGGATGGAGATGCAGGTATTTTACCTTGttgagtactgtacagtgtaatTGTGTTGCATTCTAATGTTGCGTACTTTCAGATGATCCTAACAATGTTGTTGTGCTTACTGTTGCTCCACCCTATGATCTTCTTTTTGAGTTCCTCAACTTTGAATTGGTATTTTATGGTAACCCTGGTGATTTAGACAGAGAAAAGAAAAACAGTTATCTACTGAGTGTAACGGCTACCGATGGTGGAACACCTTCTCGGTCGAATCAGACTACTGTTACTATTACTGTGGGTGATGCCAATGACAATACTCCTGTTATCACTAATAACGGGTACTGATAATTACGTTTTTATTTGTTCATAGTTTGACTGGGTTTTGTTAGGTCAAAATACTATGTTGCAAGTAATGCCCAGATTGGCTTCCAAATCACATCTGTAACCTTTACTGATGAAGATATTGGAGTCAATGCTGAAGTGACATTCATGTTGGTGAAGGGTGGTGATAACAAGCTGGCCATCGATTCTAACAATGGAAGCATCTACGTAATAGCTTCTATTGTCAATGACACAGAGTTTACTCTAACTGTCACTGCAAAAGACAAAGGCACACCAGCCTTGTCAACTGATGGTgttattgtcattgttgttgaaCAACCTAATGATTATACTCCTGTGTTCTCAAATTTGCCTAATCAAACCAACATTGTTGAGAATAGTGCAGTTCCGTCTTTGCTATTTACAGCAATCGCATCTGATGGTGATTCGTCTGACACGTTAGAAGGCCAATTCTCATTTTCTGTTCCAACTTCTAGTCCATACATAAGTATCAACAGCAGCACTGGAAAGATTACACTCGGAAAATCATTTGACAGAGAGGAGCAAAATACACTGAACTTTACCATTCGTGTTACTGATAAAGCACTGAGATTGGCAAAGTCAGCTGATGCCACTCTGACAGTCACAGTCCTGGACGAGAATGACAACAGTCCTGAATTCGATAAGAAGGTTTATGAAAAAGGTGTTGCAGAGAATAGTACTATTGGTACAACTATACTGATTGTTTCTGCCAGCGATTTGGATGAGGGAACAAATCAGAAACTGAAATACTATTTTGAGTCCACAACAGATGATGGCTTTTTCTTACTAAATCAAGAAACAGGTGCTCTAAGCATAAAGAAGACTCTTCATCAAAAAACAAACCCTGTGCATAATGTTACTGTTGTTGCTGAGGATGCTGGCTCTCCTAAACTGAATGCGACAGCTGTGGTGAAGATTAATGTCATTGAAGTGAATGACAACAGTCCCGTGTTTAGTTACGTTTCTCCTGACATTTATATTGATTAGGAGTTGGTTCCCACAACTGCTTTCTACACCATCAATGTAACAGATGCTGATGATGGTGTTGCTGGTCAGTTTGATGTTGCAGTTATAGTATGTCAAAACATGaagtgttttgtttgttatatttaCAATCAAGATCCGACGATGGTTGTCATTTCTAATACTACTACACTTTCCGAGTTGCTTACTGTAGTAAGTTGACTTTGTATTATTAGAATATTGTGGAACAACAAGTAATGTCTTGTTTACTTTGTTCTAAAGGCAACTAATCTTTCATCAGACACATTTTCTTCTGCAAGTGGCGATAGTATTGTTACTAAGCTATCTAATCTTGTTTCTGATCAGAATCTGACTTCTTCTGATGTGGATGATAGTATCAAGGTGTTGACTTCTCTAGTTTCTATTCAAGAGGAGATATTGAGGACAAAGAAGAATTTTACTCCAACTGACAATTACATTGCTGTGAATTGTTATGCTATAATGGTGCTATTGGTTGCATGTTGCACTGTTTTCTGGGCATTGTTAGGGACACATCAACGCTTCAGGAAAACTTTTggacaccaacaatcaaaCTGCATGGCTTAGCCTGAACTCTGTTTGTTCAATTTTGCTGCATTTGGTCTGTGTTCAATTATTTGCATCAGGTGCTTTTTTTGTTTAGAATAATGGGGCTCCTGCTTTTGTGGAATCCATGGAGAGATTTGGTCGATTGATTTCCTCTTCATTGCCAATCGATGACAACAAACTTATAACATTTGCAACTGATAATATAGGTAATAAGCAATTGTTCTATAAGCTGAAATGGGAACAACATCGATTTATGACATCTGTTTTCTCAGTTTTAACGTTTACGACTGTTAGCAAGTCAATGTTCCAACCGATTTCTTTCGATGGTGAATTTTCAGCTGGAAATGGCATTGATAATACGAAGGACTCTTCATCGTATATTTCATCAAGTGTTTTGTCATATCTCCTTAAAGAGACTGGTAATAATTGGGACAATCAAAACATTGTATTGATTATAGATTCTTGTAACAGTGTCTGTGTTCCAGGTGCTGATAAACTTGCTGTTTCTAATGTTGTGTTAAAAGGCGTGCAGGAGTTCTTGCCTCCATCTTTGATGACATCTGAAGACTTGTCTCATCAATCAATTGGTGACTTGAGGTGTTGTGTTCTAACAAAGTCGGATTTTACAATTGAGATATGTTATGATGGTATACATTCATGTATAGAAAGATGGCAAATGATTTGCCACACACTGATGTTGTCTCACTGTCGATATTGGAGGTTGGAAAACTGGATAGTCTAAACTACAACTTGCCAAACCCTATCGACATCAGATACACAAATGTAGAGGTAGATTGCTGTAAGTACGTGCCTTAGTGTGTCAATGGTAGCACAATGTGCTTGTTCTAGTTTCAGAATAACTCTGAGTTTCGTTGTGCTTACTACCAATTTGAAAGGTATAGTGTATACACGTATTATTGTACATGTCTGTTATGTACTTGTATTTAGCAACACTTGGTCGTCCAATGGTGTTACAACAGAAATACTTGGAGGAGGAAACATTTTATGCAGCAGCACTCATCTTACCAGTTTCAGTGTTCTTACGTCAGTTCAGGGAGCTGTGGTAATTATAACTGCATTAAAAACGGGTATGTCACATAATTCTTGAAATCTGTCATTGGTGTGTATACATAGATCACAGACAGTTTGAGGTACATTACTTACGTTGGTTGCGGAATATCTCTTGTTTGTATGGTTTTAGCTCTCATCTGTCTCATCTACTTCAGGTCTCTTATGTAGTTTTATCATTTACTGATGTATTTTAATGCTGTTTTCTAAGGTCGGATTTATATCCTCAGAAGAACTTTGTTAACATCAATTTCCTTATTGCTCTGACTCTAGCTGTTACGTTCTTTCTAGCAGGAATAGATCAATCTAGCAACCGGGTATGATTGAGAGTGATTTTAAATATTATGTAGATTGCATGTATACATTCAATCTGTTGAATTCAGGCTACATGCAAGGCAATGACCATCATAATGCACTATCTGTTTCTGGCTGCATTTTGCTGGATGTTGTGTGAAGGAATCCTACTTTACTTGATGATAGTTGTTATATTTGACAGTGGGAAGACTTATTACCGGCAATTTCTTGCCTTGGGATGGGGTGA is a genomic window of Corticium candelabrum chromosome 11, ooCorCand1.1, whole genome shotgun sequence containing:
- the LOC134186489 gene encoding adhesion G-protein coupled receptor G4-like, giving the protein MGCAAFFHQLVLLQVVASTAIAQTLVITEPKIGDTVNFDEGKKVSIFVLTTVTNGGGIFEYKVVSVSSGEDIKPTIEFEQPHLNKLTSRETLDREKHGSLLAISIQVNYVLGQDTFSDFSTFTLRIVDVNDHGPVFTNFDKGTGYIATVTENVTTGFVLRTISVSDGDADDPNNVVVLTVAPPYDLLFEFLNFELVFYGNPGDLDREKKNSYLLSVTATDGGTPSRSNQTTVTITVGDANDNTPVITNNGSKYYVASNAQIGFQITSVTFTDEDIGVNAEVTFMLVKGGDNKLAIDSNNGSIYVIASIVNDTEFTLTVTAKDKGTPALSTDGVIVIVVEQPNDYTPVFSNLPNQTNIVENSAVPSLLFTAIASDGDSSDTLEGQFSFSVPTSSPYISINSSTGKITLGKSFDREEQNTLNFTIRVTDKALRLAKSADATLTVTVLDENDNSPEFDKKVYEKGVAENSTIGTTILIVSASDLDEGTNQKLKYYFESTTDDGFFLLNQETGALSIKKTLHQKTNPVHNVTVVAEDAGSPKLNATAVVKINVIEELVPTTAFYTINVTDADDGVADPTMVVISNTTTLSELLTVATNLSSDTFSSASGDSIVTKLSNLVSDQNLTSSDVDDSIKVLTSLVSIQEEILRTKKNFTPTDNYIAGHINASGKLLDTNNQTAWLSLNSNNGAPAFVESMERFGRLISSSLPIDDNKLITFATDNIVLTFTTVSKSMFQPISFDGEFSAGNGIDNTKDSSSYISSSVLSYLLKETGADKLAVSNVVLKGVQEFLPPSLMTSEDLSHQSIGDLRKMANDLPHTDVVSLSILEVGKLDSLNYNLPNPIDIRYTNVEFQNNSEFRCAYYQFESNTWSSNGVTTEILGGGNILCSSTHLTSFSVLTSVQGAVITDSLRYITYVGCGISLVCMVLALICLIYFRSDLYPQKNFVNINFLIALTLAVTFFLAGIDQSSNRATCKAMTIIMHYLFLAAFCWMLCEGILLYLMIVVIFDSGKTYYRQFLALGWGLPAVVVAISVGIKHDEYGSYDYCFLTHHYGLIYAFIAPMIAIILANFVIFVIVLKIVTEFKGKSDMRERKQVIKASLRAIAVLLPILGLTWIIGVFAVDSLSVYLAHTFTIFNSLQGLFVFIFHCVLNNGVRKGFQKLKESRKRRKEAETFTMSNYSWQWYKR